The following proteins are encoded in a genomic region of Enoplosus armatus isolate fEnoArm2 chromosome 11, fEnoArm2.hap1, whole genome shotgun sequence:
- the sumo3b gene encoding small ubiquitin-related modifier 3 isoform X2, protein MSEEKPKEGVKTENDHINLKVAGQDGSVVQFKIKRHTPLSKLMKAYCERQLEMEDEDTIDVFQQQTGGVCS, encoded by the exons ATGTCCGAAGAGAAGCCAAAG GAAGGAGTGAAGACGGAGAACGACCACATTAACCTCAAGGTAGCTGGTCAGGATGGGTCAGTCGTACAGTTCAAAATCAAAAGGCATACTCCGCTCAGCAAATTAATGAAAGCATACTGCGAAAGACAG CTGGAGATGGAGGATGAGGACACTATTGATGTATTTCAACAACAGACAGGAGGAGTCTGTTCTTAA
- the sumo3b gene encoding small ubiquitin-related modifier 3 isoform X1, whose protein sequence is MSEEKPKEGVKTENDHINLKVAGQDGSVVQFKIKRHTPLSKLMKAYCERQGLSSRQIRFRFDGQPINETDTPAQLEMEDEDTIDVFQQQTGGVCS, encoded by the exons ATGTCCGAAGAGAAGCCAAAG GAAGGAGTGAAGACGGAGAACGACCACATTAACCTCAAGGTAGCTGGTCAGGATGGGTCAGTCGTACAGTTCAAAATCAAAAGGCATACTCCGCTCAGCAAATTAATGAAAGCATACTGCGAAAGACAG GGACTGTCAAGTCGTCAGATAAGGTTTAGGTTTGATGGACAGCCAATTAATGAAACGGACACACCTGCACAG CTGGAGATGGAGGATGAGGACACTATTGATGTATTTCAACAACAGACAGGAGGAGTCTGTTCTTAA
- the pttg1ipb gene encoding PTTG1 interacting protein b has translation MSGVCRASVFVSVLIFYGFIETTEAQTPTPPAPTPCVLRSNTSCAECLQNVTCLWCTPTKQCIDYPVRNILPPSSVCPLNDARWGLCWVNFQILIITMSVLAGVIIIAILVCCFCCCKCERVGTKREDAKVERQNRARKTRQKAKRTEMQLRHDEIRQKYGLAKDNPYSRMDDH, from the exons ATGTCCGGAGTTTGCAGAGCTTCAGTCTTTGTTTCCGTCTTGATTTTCTACGGTTTTATTGAAACCACAGAGGCGCAGACACCGACTCCTCCAGCTCCGA CTCCTTGTGTCTTGAGGTCCAACACTAGTTGTGCTGAATGTCTGCAGAATGTCACA tgtttgtggTGCACACCAACCAAACAATGCATCGACTACCCAGTGAGGAACATCCTGCCCCCCAGCAGTGTGTGTCCACTGAACGATGCACGATGGGGGCTGTGTTGGG TAAACTTCCAGATTTTGATCATCACCATGTCGGTGCTGGCTGGCGTCATCATCATTGCAATTCTCGtttgctgcttctgctgctgcaagtGTGAAAGAGTTGG GACCAAGAGAGAAGACGCAAAGGTGGAGCGACAAAACCGCGCGAGGAAGACCCGCCAGAAAGCAAA GAGAACAGAAATGCAGCTGAGGCATGATGAAATCAGGCAGAAATACG GTCTGGCAAAGGATAATCCATACTCCCGTATGGACGATCATTAA